ATGCGGGGACGCTCACATCCTCGGCGCCATTACTCGCCCGCAGCGAACAGCCACGGCGCGGACTCGCGCCGCTTCGCCTCGTAGGCGCGGATGGCGTCGGCGTGCTGCAGGGTCAGACCAATGTCGTCCAGCCCTTTGAGCAGACAATGCTTGCGGAACGGATCGATCTCGAAGCCATAGGACTGCCCGTCCGGCGTATTGACGGTTTGCGCCTGCAGATCGACGGTCAGCGCATAACCAGAAGTCGCCGTCACCGCGGCAAACAGCGCATCGACTTCCGCCTCGTCGAGCACGATGGGCAGCAGCCCGCTCTTGAAGCTGTTGTTGAAGAAGATATCGGCGAAACTCGGCGCGATCACCGCGCGAATGCCATAGTCGTCCAGCGCCCAGACCGCGTGCTCGCGTGAGGAACCGCAACCGAAATTCTTGCGCGCCAGCAGGACCGTGCCGCCCGCGTAGCGCGGGTCGTTGAGCACGAAATCCGGATTCGGCCGGCGCGTGGCGTTGTCCACACCCGGTTCGCCCGGATCGAGATAACGCCAGTCGTCGAACAAATTCGAACCGAAGCCGGATCGCTTGATCGACTTCAGATACTGCTTGGGGATGATCGCGTCGGTGTCGACATTGGCCCGGTCAAGGGGGATCACCTTACCGGTGTGTGTGGTAAATGCCTGCATGATGACTCCTCCCGATTACAACGAACGCACGTCGACGAAATGACCGGCCACCGCGGCGGCCGCCGCCATCGCCGGGCTGACCAGATGGGTACGCCCGCCCTGACCCTGGCGGCCCTCGAAGTTGCGGTTCGAAGTCGAGGCACAGCGCTCGCCCGGCTCCAGGCGGTCGGCGTTCATCGCCAGACACATGGAGCAGCCCGGTTCGCGCCACTCGAAACCGGCCTCGACGAACACCTGATCCAGCCCTTCTTCCTCGGCCTGCCGCTTCACCAGCCCGGAGCCCGGCACCACCATCGCCAGCTTCACGTTGCCGGCCACCTTGCGGCCCTTGGCGACGGCGGCGGCGGCGCGCAGGTCCTCGATGCGCGAGTTGGTGCAGGAGCCGATGAACACCTTGTCCACCGGAATCCGGTCGAGCGGCGTGCCGGCTTCCAGACCCATGTAGGCCAGCGCGCGGCGCATGCCCTCGGCCTTCACCGCGTCCGCCTCGGCGGCCGGATCGGGCACGGCGGCATCCACCGGCAGCACCATCTCCGGCGAGGTGCCCCAGGTCACCTGCGGGCGAATCTGCGCCGCGTCGAGCACGACCTCGTGATCGAAGACCGCATCGGCGTCGCTGTGCAGATCGGCCCAGGCGGCGACGGCAGCGTCCCACTGCGCGCCCTTGGGCGCGTAGGGGCGACCCTTCACATAGTCGATGGTGGTCTGATCGACGGCCACCATGCCGGCGCGCGCACCGGCCTCGATGGCCATATTGCACAAGGTCATGCGCCCTTCCATCGACAGCGCACGAATCGCCGCGCCGCCGAACTCAATCGCGTAGCCGGTGCCGCCCGCGGTGCCGATTTCGCCGATGATCGCGAGCGCGATGTCCTTGGCGGTCACGCCGGGGCCGACCTCGCCCTCGACGCGCACGCGCATGTTGCGCGATTTTTTCTGGATCAGGCACTGCGTGGCCAGCACGTGCTCGACCTCGGAGGTGCCGATGCCGTGCGCCAGCGTGCCGAAGGCGCCGTGCGTGGAGGTATGCGAGTCACCGCACACCACGGTCATACCCGGCAAGGTCGCACCCTGCTCGGGCCCGATCACATGCACGATACCCTGGCGCGGATCGTCCATGCGGAATTCGGTGATGCGGTAGATGCGACAGTTCTCGTCCAGCGTATCGACTTGCTGGCGCGCCACCGGATCGGTGATGCCGTGCGCCCGGTCAGTGGTCGGCACATTGTGGTCCGCCACCGCCAGCACGCTGTCGGTACGCCATGGCTGGCGCTCCGCCAGACGCAAGCCTTCGAAAGCCTGCGGACTGGTGACCTCATGCACCAGATGCCGGTCGATATACAGCAGCGCGGTACCGTCGTCTTCGGTGCGCACCACATGCGCATCCCACAATTTGTCGTAGAGCGTCTTGCCTGTCATGTTTTGCGCCTCCTCAGGGACTGTCTGGTTGCAAGCCTAGTGTGCGACCCGATATAACTCAAATGGCAATTTTTCATAAACTGGATTCCACCCAGGAATACGAAGGCCGAATCAATGGACATCAATGCTCTGCAAGCCTTTACCGCAGTCGCCGAACGCCGCTCTTTCTCAGACGCCGCCGCGCAGCTCCACCTCACTCAACCCGCGGTGAGCAAGCGCATCCGACAACTGGAAAGCGAGCTTGACACGAGCCTGTTCGACCGCGTGGCGCGCCGCGTCCAGCTGACCGAGGCCGGTCGCGCCCTGCTGCCTGGTGCGCAACGCATCCTGCTCGAAGTCAGCGAGAGTCGGCGCCGACTCGCCAACCTGTCGGGCCGCGTCGCCGGCACGCTGAGCATTGGCACTTCGCATCATATCGGTCTGCACCGTCTGCCCGCGCTCTTGCGTCGCTACACCCGGCGCTACCCGGACGTAGACCTCGATCTGCGTTTCCTCGATTCCGAAGAAGGCTGCAATCGGGTCGAACATGGCGAACTCGAACTCGCGCTCGTGACTCTGCCGCAGCGCACCCCCGCCACACTCCTGACCACGCCGGTCTGGGATGACCCGCTGTGCGTCGTCGTCGCCGCCGACCACCCACTCACCCGGTCAACCACCCACGGCCTGGATGCACTGGCGAGTACGCCCGCCATTTTGCCATCCGTCGACACCTTCACCCGCGCCGTGATCGAGCGTGCGCTGAACGCGCGCGGTCTGCACCCGACGGTGCGGCTGGAAACCAACTATCTGGAGACCATCCGCAGCATGGTCTCCATCGGTCTGGGCTGGAGCGCGCTCCCGCGCACCATGCTCGACGCCGGGCTCTGCGCGCTGGATGTGCCGGAATTCCAGCTCACCCGCACGCTCGGCTTTGTGCAGCACCATGCGCGTACGCTGTCCAATGCCGCCGAGGCCCTGACCCGCGAAGCCCGCAGCCGCCCCTGAAACCGCATCAGCATTGCCCTTCGCGCCCAATTGCGCCAAAGTCTCCGACTATGAGCCACGGCACACCCACACTGCGAACCGAAGGCGCGGTCGTCCATCTAGGCGGCAGCTGGATTGCAGCGCAACTGCGCAACCTTGACGGCAAGACGCTGCAACGCGCTATGCCACACGACAGCGCACTGACGCTCGATCTCGGCGCCGTCGACACGCTTGATACCAGCGGCGCATGGCTGATCCAGCGGCTGCTGCTCGACTTGCGCGCCGCAGGCCGCGACGTCACCACGCAACACGCCAACCCGAACATCGCCGCCCTGCTCGAACTGATCGGCGCACAAAACGACCCGCGCGCGCACAGCGGGGCGCGCCGGCCACCCGGCCTGCTCGAAACCGTCGGCCGCGCCAGCCTGGGCACCCTGCGCACCGCCTATGAATTTCTCAGTTTTCTGGGCGAAGGCGCGCTCACCACGCTGCGTGCAACCGCCATGCCACGCCACCTGCGTCCGCGCATGTTGCTCAAGACCATCGAACAGGCCGGCGTCAACGCCCTGCCGATCATCGGCCTGCTGTCGTTCCTGATCGGCGTGGTCATTGCCTATCAAAGCGCCCTATTCCTGCGCCAGTATGGCGCCAACATCTATCTCGCCGACCTGGTCGGCATCAGCATGGTGCGCGAACTGGCCCCGCTGATGACCGCCATCATCGTCGCCGGGCGCACCGGCTCGGCCTTTACCGCGCAAATCGGCACCATGATGGTCACCGAAGAGGTCGACGCCCTGCGCGCCATGGGCATCCGTCCGCTGGAAATACTGTTCATACCCAAAGTGCTCGGTCTGATGATCGCGCTGCCGTTACTCACCCTGTTTGCCGATGTGATGGGCGTACTCGGCGGCGCCGTGATCGGCCAGACCGTGCTCGGCATCAGTCCGCACGCCTATTTCGACGAACTGATACAGGCGGTCAGCGTCTCCAGCTATCTCGTCGGCCTGTCCAAAACGCCAGTGTTCGCCGTGGTGATCGCCACGGTCGGTTGCTATCAGGGCTTCAAGGTCCGCGGCAGCGCAGAGAGCGTCGGTCAGCGCACCACCCTGAGCGTGGTGCAAGCGATCTTCCTGGTCATCGTGATCGACGCTGCCTTCTCCATCATCTTCAATGGACTCGGCCTGTGAACGCGGACGCCGTGCTGCGCCTGAGCGGCATCGAAACGCGCTATGGCGCGCGCGTCATCCACGCCGGCATCGATCTCAGCGTCACCCGCGGCGAAATTCTCGCCATCGTCGGCGGCTCCGGTTCCGGCAAGACCACCCTGCTGCGCGAAATGCTGTTGCTGCGAACGCCCGAAGCCGGCCATGTCGAAATCCTCGGCCAGCGTAATGTGCGCCGTGGCTCGCGCGCGGAAATCGCCTTGCGCAGGCGCATGGGCGTGCTCTTCCAGTCCGGCGCACTGTTCGGCGGGCTGACCGTGCTGGAAAACGTCTGTCTGCCGTTGCAGGAGCACACCGGTCTGCGCGCCGCTACTATCGGCCAGATCGCCACGCTCAAAATCGCGCTTACCGGCCTGCCGCCGGAGAGTGCGGCGCTCTATCCAAGCGAGTTGAGCGGCGGCATGCGCAAACGCGCCGCGCTCGCCCGCGCGCTGGCGCTTGACCCTGAACTGCTGTTTCTGGACGAACCCGGCTCAGGGCTCGATCCGGTCAGTGCACGCGCCATTGACGAGCTGGTCGTCACACTGCGCGACGCACTCGATCTGACCGTCGTCATGGTCACGCACGATCTGGCCACCGTGCAACGCATCGCGGACCGCGTGATTCTGCTCGGCGAGCGCGTCATACTGGCATCGGGTACGCCAGCCGAGATGGCTGCCAACCCCGACCCGCGCGTACGCCGGTTCTTTGCCGCCCAGGACACCGGCCGCGCCCGCTTAAGTAACGAGGCATAAGCTATGGAATCCCGCGTCAACTATGCCCTGGTCGGCGCTTTCGTGCTGCTGCTAGGCAGCGCCGCCATCGCCATCCTGCTCTGGCTCGTCGCCGGCGGCCCACGCGTCAGCTACACGCATTACCTGGTCTACACCACCGACTCGGTGGCCGGCCTGCCCGCAGATGCCCCCGTCCGCTACCACGGTGTCAAGGTCGGCTACGTGAGCACCATCGGTCTCGATCCAGACAATCCCCAGCGCGTGCGTTTGCTGCTGAACATCGCGCAAGGCACCCCGATCAAGCAGGACACACGCGCAACGCTTCAGATGCAGGGCATTACCGGCATTAATTACATCAGTCTCAGCGGCGGCGCCAACAGCTCGCCCCCTTTGACCGCCACCCCGGGCAAGCCCTACCCCGTCATCAAAAGCGGCACGTCGCTGCTGCAACGGGCCGACGTGATCCTGACCCAGGTTGGCGAGAATGTCAGCAGCCTCAGCAAACGGATCAACGCCGTGCTCAGCACGGACAATCTGCGGCACTTGTCCGCAACCCTGGCCCACCTCGATACCATAACAGGCGCGCTCGCCGCCAACAGCAGCCGAATCAACCAGTCACTGCAGGAATTCGATTTCACGCTGCGCGATCTGCGCGACAGCACCGCAAAGCTGCCTATTCTGCTCGACAACGCCAACCGCAGTGCGGTGTTGCTGCCCACGCTCATCCACAATCTCAATCGCAGCTCGAAAAATTTCAACAGCGCCGCCGCGCAGGTCAATGCCGCAGCCATCTCGGTCCAACGCGCATTACCGCAACTCGACCTCACAATGCAGGAATTGAGTAACACCGCAACCACGTATCGCCACCTCGGTGAGCAACTGCAACGCAATCCCGGCGCTCTTCTCTATGGACCAACGCCGGTGAAACCAGGCCCCGGAGAATGATGCAGATGAACCGCCCGAACCAGCAATACCGCCATAAGCTTCGCTGGGCCACGCGTATCGGCGTACTGGCGCTCGCCAGCAGTCTGAGCGCCTGCACAGTCCTGCCGGAACGTGCGCCACCGCATCCGATCACCACCTATCGCCTCACACTCCCTACAACGACACAGCCCACCGGCGGCGCGGCCAACTGCGCCAGCGTGCGTATCAACGCCATGACCACAGCTGCTGGCTTCTCCGGTACCGCCATGCGTTACAGCGAAGCAGCAGGCACCATCGCGGACTTTGCCTTCAACCGATGGGCCGCGCCACCGGCGAGAATGCTCGACCCGCTACTGGTTCAGAGCATGAGCAACAGCGGCCTGTTTCGCTCCGTGCTCGGCCCGGGTTCGCCGGCCACCGCCACGCTGCAACTGGACACCGAACTGATCAGCCTCGTACAACGCGTGACGGGCTCACACAGCACCGCACATCTCGTCATGCGTGTCAGCGTGAATAATCTGACGACCGAGCATCAGATCGCTGCGCGACAATTCGTCATCGATCAGACCGCATCGGCGGCCACACCCGAAGCCGGCGTGACTGCCACAGATGCCGCTGTCGCACGCTGGAATACGGAACTGATCGATTGGCTGCGCCAACTGGGCCGATCCGGTTTGTGCCCGTCGTAAACATAGCGCCCCCGGGCCGGAGGAGCGTCGCAGCGATCTCTGCGCCTGTGTTCCTTCAGGTCTTCTGCTCACGGAACCGCCCGAAACCAAACGAACGGTAAGGTCACCGGACTGAACTTTTACCCGCCTGCAGCGGTCGCACTGATATAGCGCATTACTCATCGGCTTCTCGCCAAATTGAGCGACGCTATACCGAACTCCATCACCATCAGGAGACAACAGATGAAACGCAACCCTCAAGCGAAACGTCTTGCTCTTGCCGTTGCCGCCACAGGTGCACTCGGCTTTGCCATGTATACGCCCACCGCGTTCGCCGCCACGAACGCCAGCCCATGCTCGGCCAAACAGAGCCCATCGACCGCAACACAGTGCAAGAAGAACAATCCATGCAGTATGCAATACAAGAAAAACCCGTGTTGCGCAAAACAGAACGCCAAGTCCAACATGAAAAACCCGTGCGCCAGTAAAAATCCCTGCGCGATGAAGACGCAACACAATAAGGCCGGTATGAAAAATCCGTGCGCAATGAATTGATGTGCTGAGTCACTCGTGACTGCAACTTTCTGCGCCTTCCCTGACACAGCGTGATAAGACGCGGCGCGCAGACAATAGCTTTACCCTTGCCAAGAAGCGTCACGACGCCGTTTCGCTTTCGGGCGCCCTTCAACCGCGGAACGGGCAAGACACGTGAAATGACTGCGGCTGCCGCGTGACTCGATCGCCCTGAGCAGAGATCAACCACTCGCGAACCTATGCCCCACTCACCGTCTCCACCGGGAACGCCGCGTGTGCCGCTCGCTCGAACGTTTACGCCACAGATGCGCGAAAGCCTGCTCGTTGCGGGGCAGGAGGTTCACGAATGCATGCGCGTGCTCGAAAAGGCCGAACTCAACCTCGTGGGAGAAATCCTGCGTGGCCAGGGTGAGTTTGTCGAATTCGAACACTATCCGCATGACGATGTCAGCGACCACGAAACGCACAGCCAGTACTACTACCATAGCCACGGCGACAACCGCCGGCCTGAACACGGACACTTCCACACGTTTATCCGCACAGGCGAACTGGTACCGACACCGAAGACAGCCCAGCCGAGGCCAGACGCCGACGAATGGCCCAGCGGCGATGCGGCACTGGCGCACATCATCAGCATTGCCATGGACGACTGGGGTTATCCACTCGGCCTCTTCGCCACCAATCGCTGGGTGACAGGAGAGACGTGGTATCCAGCGCCCACCCTGATTCAGTTGTTACCGCGCTTTGAGATTGATCACGCATACCCATCCTGGCCCACCAATCGCTGGATAACCGCGCTATTGCGCCTGTTCCGCCCGCATATCGAAGAACTGCTGCTTCATCGGGACGCAGTTATCCAGGCATGGCAACAAAATCACCCTGAGCAAGATGCACTGGAGGATCGTGCGCTTGAAATAACGGGCTACATCCCCATCTCGGTCGAGCAATGGATGCACGAACTGACCTCATGATGTCGA
This genomic stretch from Acidihalobacter ferrooxydans harbors:
- the leuD gene encoding 3-isopropylmalate dehydratase small subunit, producing MQAFTTHTGKVIPLDRANVDTDAIIPKQYLKSIKRSGFGSNLFDDWRYLDPGEPGVDNATRRPNPDFVLNDPRYAGGTVLLARKNFGCGSSREHAVWALDDYGIRAVIAPSFADIFFNNSFKSGLLPIVLDEAEVDALFAAVTATSGYALTVDLQAQTVNTPDGQSYGFEIDPFRKHCLLKGLDDIGLTLQHADAIRAYEAKRRESAPWLFAAGE
- the leuC gene encoding 3-isopropylmalate dehydratase large subunit → MTGKTLYDKLWDAHVVRTEDDGTALLYIDRHLVHEVTSPQAFEGLRLAERQPWRTDSVLAVADHNVPTTDRAHGITDPVARQQVDTLDENCRIYRITEFRMDDPRQGIVHVIGPEQGATLPGMTVVCGDSHTSTHGAFGTLAHGIGTSEVEHVLATQCLIQKKSRNMRVRVEGEVGPGVTAKDIALAIIGEIGTAGGTGYAIEFGGAAIRALSMEGRMTLCNMAIEAGARAGMVAVDQTTIDYVKGRPYAPKGAQWDAAVAAWADLHSDADAVFDHEVVLDAAQIRPQVTWGTSPEMVLPVDAAVPDPAAEADAVKAEGMRRALAYMGLEAGTPLDRIPVDKVFIGSCTNSRIEDLRAAAAVAKGRKVAGNVKLAMVVPGSGLVKRQAEEEGLDQVFVEAGFEWREPGCSMCLAMNADRLEPGERCASTSNRNFEGRQGQGGRTHLVSPAMAAAAAVAGHFVDVRSL
- a CDS encoding LysR family transcriptional regulator, whose product is MDINALQAFTAVAERRSFSDAAAQLHLTQPAVSKRIRQLESELDTSLFDRVARRVQLTEAGRALLPGAQRILLEVSESRRRLANLSGRVAGTLSIGTSHHIGLHRLPALLRRYTRRYPDVDLDLRFLDSEEGCNRVEHGELELALVTLPQRTPATLLTTPVWDDPLCVVVAADHPLTRSTTHGLDALASTPAILPSVDTFTRAVIERALNARGLHPTVRLETNYLETIRSMVSIGLGWSALPRTMLDAGLCALDVPEFQLTRTLGFVQHHARTLSNAAEALTREARSRP
- a CDS encoding ABC transporter permease, with amino-acid sequence MSHGTPTLRTEGAVVHLGGSWIAAQLRNLDGKTLQRAMPHDSALTLDLGAVDTLDTSGAWLIQRLLLDLRAAGRDVTTQHANPNIAALLELIGAQNDPRAHSGARRPPGLLETVGRASLGTLRTAYEFLSFLGEGALTTLRATAMPRHLRPRMLLKTIEQAGVNALPIIGLLSFLIGVVIAYQSALFLRQYGANIYLADLVGISMVRELAPLMTAIIVAGRTGSAFTAQIGTMMVTEEVDALRAMGIRPLEILFIPKVLGLMIALPLLTLFADVMGVLGGAVIGQTVLGISPHAYFDELIQAVSVSSYLVGLSKTPVFAVVIATVGCYQGFKVRGSAESVGQRTTLSVVQAIFLVIVIDAAFSIIFNGLGL
- a CDS encoding ABC transporter ATP-binding protein, which codes for MNADAVLRLSGIETRYGARVIHAGIDLSVTRGEILAIVGGSGSGKTTLLREMLLLRTPEAGHVEILGQRNVRRGSRAEIALRRRMGVLFQSGALFGGLTVLENVCLPLQEHTGLRAATIGQIATLKIALTGLPPESAALYPSELSGGMRKRAALARALALDPELLFLDEPGSGLDPVSARAIDELVVTLRDALDLTVVMVTHDLATVQRIADRVILLGERVILASGTPAEMAANPDPRVRRFFAAQDTGRARLSNEA
- a CDS encoding MlaD family protein, yielding MESRVNYALVGAFVLLLGSAAIAILLWLVAGGPRVSYTHYLVYTTDSVAGLPADAPVRYHGVKVGYVSTIGLDPDNPQRVRLLLNIAQGTPIKQDTRATLQMQGITGINYISLSGGANSSPPLTATPGKPYPVIKSGTSLLQRADVILTQVGENVSSLSKRINAVLSTDNLRHLSATLAHLDTITGALAANSSRINQSLQEFDFTLRDLRDSTAKLPILLDNANRSAVLLPTLIHNLNRSSKNFNSAAAQVNAAAISVQRALPQLDLTMQELSNTATTYRHLGEQLQRNPGALLYGPTPVKPGPGE
- a CDS encoding ABC-type transport auxiliary lipoprotein family protein; this translates as MNRPNQQYRHKLRWATRIGVLALASSLSACTVLPERAPPHPITTYRLTLPTTTQPTGGAANCASVRINAMTTAAGFSGTAMRYSEAAGTIADFAFNRWAAPPARMLDPLLVQSMSNSGLFRSVLGPGSPATATLQLDTELISLVQRVTGSHSTAHLVMRVSVNNLTTEHQIAARQFVIDQTASAATPEAGVTATDAAVARWNTELIDWLRQLGRSGLCPS
- a CDS encoding DUF6969 family protein; this translates as MPLARTFTPQMRESLLVAGQEVHECMRVLEKAELNLVGEILRGQGEFVEFEHYPHDDVSDHETHSQYYYHSHGDNRRPEHGHFHTFIRTGELVPTPKTAQPRPDADEWPSGDAALAHIISIAMDDWGYPLGLFATNRWVTGETWYPAPTLIQLLPRFEIDHAYPSWPTNRWITALLRLFRPHIEELLLHRDAVIQAWQQNHPEQDALEDRALEITGYIPISVEQWMHELTS